One genomic window of Anaerolineae bacterium includes the following:
- a CDS encoding Cell division protein YlmG/Ycf19 (putative), YggT family yields the protein MLLLANILHTLLRVYTFIVIIKVLLSYFLSPYHPVREAIDRLVDPLLNPIRRNLPPVGMFDFSPLVLIILIQVVDSLLRQIIYMLY from the coding sequence ATGTTATTGTTAGCAAATATCCTGCACACTCTCCTGCGGGTATACACATTTATCGTGATCATTAAGGTGCTTTTATCGTACTTCTTGTCACCTTACCATCCTGTTCGGGAGGCAATCGACAGACTGGTAGATCCCCTGCTGAATCCTATCCGTCGCAATCTGCCTCCTGTTGGCATGTTTGATTTTAGTCCTCTGGTTTTGATTATTCTAATTCAAGTTGTTGATTCGTTATTGCGACAAATTATCTATATGCTGTACTAG
- a CDS encoding PBS lyase HEAT domain protein repeat-containing protein encodes MNVWRFDLRSFLLGVLSSTILFFLIHRFRNLLDSLWQTIQSNLQSSLFVRSNLEVQLRKDLIRFCQKEHLLGQMFALDDLLISTRCIPLLSATGVDEVPFEDVTAEVVPVIFDDPLLASSYRTKSYSVLEILAQGNSRLILLGEYGVGKTTALLEAAMKIARLDHPYPSLYTFLPLYVHATRFMKELEKRNDIIAALIESAREFFSTSVRRSIPGIARKALREQRMILFLDGIDEIPPQQVDRLADTLKTLLQQHPEIKIVTVATPNYLSDFIAMDFSPLSICMWDKTDTRMFLEKWQEGWKKTNFASPEEIDLWTAWAKQESAILTPLEWTLFLLFLYSKIPTPPRPFRLYETCLQSTPIDHSDNKEIAGWTVEIIKNYLQNGTPPSPPGALDKLFSDEFIVKPPPPELRFTSPIYISLFASYIPIEQSDRVTFLNSKWAIAVQAVLLSLLRHEKETLHFELDRISDDQLIDLARILTSILPSLEDKKQLITRLVNLIRDDQKPKYLRAKAYSALLHLPSEERLPLIKLLLQSKEAFLRQLGALGYGLLRSEIELQPLLNLLEDPHLNCFQAACLALVNIGTAPALDAVISALIHGHDRLKDAAAQSLANDPMVGHAILREAAQHEDPRVRKACIGGLLRINSTWSKEVLQQMAIEEKAWLVKDAAANAVTFLDAPDPRIPQKRPETARLPWLIQFAAQKGIGLAPGKSNQDVLLLALEEGSPEIQQAALEFLQFTPLELAIPLTEKLLGSSNQDLRSTAYQTLWSFKVCRKPR; translated from the coding sequence ATGAACGTTTGGCGCTTTGATCTGAGATCGTTTCTTCTAGGGGTTTTGAGCTCGACCATCCTCTTCTTCTTGATCCATCGTTTTCGCAACCTCCTTGATTCCCTTTGGCAAACAATACAATCCAACCTGCAAAGTTCACTTTTCGTTCGCTCAAATCTTGAAGTCCAATTAAGGAAAGACCTGATCCGTTTTTGCCAGAAAGAGCATCTATTGGGTCAAATGTTTGCACTGGATGACCTGCTGATCTCTACCCGCTGCATTCCGCTTCTTTCAGCGACAGGTGTAGATGAAGTACCTTTCGAGGATGTCACTGCTGAGGTTGTTCCAGTTATCTTCGACGATCCCTTACTTGCCAGTTCTTATCGAACAAAATCATATTCTGTTCTGGAAATCCTGGCTCAGGGAAATTCCCGATTAATCTTACTTGGCGAATATGGCGTGGGTAAGACAACTGCTTTGCTCGAAGCTGCCATGAAGATTGCCCGCCTGGATCACCCTTACCCAAGCCTTTATACATTTCTTCCTCTATACGTCCACGCCACTCGTTTTATGAAGGAATTGGAAAAGCGGAATGACATCATTGCTGCCTTGATCGAATCTGCCCGCGAGTTTTTCTCAACCTCAGTGAGGCGTTCAATACCTGGAATTGCTCGGAAAGCACTCCGCGAACAACGAATGATTTTGTTCCTGGATGGGATAGATGAGATTCCCCCCCAACAGGTTGACCGGCTTGCCGACACTCTGAAAACTCTGCTCCAACAACATCCAGAAATCAAAATCGTAACCGTTGCCACACCAAATTACCTCAGCGATTTTATTGCAATGGACTTTTCGCCGCTCTCGATCTGTATGTGGGATAAAACCGATACTCGAATGTTCCTTGAAAAATGGCAGGAAGGCTGGAAGAAAACAAACTTTGCCTCCCCTGAGGAAATCGATCTATGGACAGCCTGGGCTAAGCAAGAAAGCGCTATTCTTACCCCTCTCGAATGGACATTGTTTCTACTCTTTTTATATTCGAAAATTCCCACTCCACCTCGCCCGTTTCGTCTTTATGAAACCTGTCTTCAATCTACCCCAATAGACCACTCTGACAATAAAGAAATTGCCGGCTGGACAGTTGAGATAATCAAAAATTATCTCCAGAATGGCACTCCGCCGTCCCCACCAGGTGCGTTGGACAAATTATTCTCGGATGAATTTATCGTTAAACCTCCACCTCCGGAACTCCGTTTCACTTCCCCAATTTATATCTCTCTTTTTGCCTCTTATATACCCATCGAACAGAGCGATAGAGTTACTTTTCTTAATTCCAAATGGGCTATAGCTGTTCAGGCAGTGCTCCTATCTTTATTACGCCACGAAAAAGAAACCCTTCACTTTGAATTGGATCGAATTTCTGACGATCAATTGATCGATCTGGCAAGAATTCTCACTTCAATTCTCCCGTCATTAGAAGATAAAAAACAACTTATCACACGGTTGGTCAACCTCATCCGAGACGACCAGAAGCCAAAATACTTAAGAGCTAAAGCATACTCTGCCTTGCTTCATCTGCCTTCAGAAGAACGCCTGCCGTTAATTAAGTTACTCCTTCAATCAAAAGAGGCTTTCCTTCGCCAACTTGGTGCGCTCGGCTATGGTTTATTAAGGAGCGAAATAGAACTTCAACCTCTGCTGAATTTGCTCGAAGACCCTCACCTCAATTGCTTTCAAGCCGCCTGCCTTGCCCTCGTCAATATTGGCACAGCCCCCGCCTTAGATGCAGTGATTAGCGCCTTGATTCACGGACACGACCGCTTAAAGGATGCAGCTGCTCAATCCCTTGCCAATGATCCGATGGTTGGACACGCCATCTTGAGAGAAGCTGCTCAACACGAAGACCCCCGCGTGCGAAAAGCCTGCATCGGCGGTTTGCTGCGGATAAATTCGACCTGGTCGAAAGAAGTGCTCCAACAAATGGCAATAGAAGAAAAAGCATGGCTTGTTAAAGATGCTGCTGCTAATGCAGTCACCTTCTTAGATGCACCCGACCCTCGCATTCCACAAAAGCGTCCTGAGACAGCTCGTCTTCCCTGGTTAATCCAATTTGCTGCTCAAAAGGGCATCGGTCTCGCCCCTGGAAAATCTAATCAGGATGTTCTCTTGCTGGCATTAGAAGAAGGCTCTCCTGAGATTCAGCAGGCAGCTTTAGAGTTTTTACAATTTACCCCGCTCGAGTTGGCAATCCCTCTGACAGAGAAGCTCCTTGGTTCATCCAATCAAGACTTGCGTTCTACAGCCTACCAGACCCTATGGTCTTTTAAAGTTTGCCGGAAACCGAGGTAA